Genomic DNA from Dehalococcoidia bacterium:
GACAGCGGCCGCAAAGCCCTCCACGAGGCCATGGTCTTCACGCCGGCTACCGTGATCGCCGACCCGTATGACTTGGGGCGGTTCTTTGCTCCCAATAATCCTTTCAACTTCTCAGGGAATGATAATGATGCAAAATTGAGCGACCTCTGGGGAAAGCAAGTCCGCACGATCGACGAAGCGGCGCGGAAACAAATTATTCTTGACGTTGAGCGCTACCTGCTAAACGAACAGGTCCCAGCAGTCCCCATCGTTTGGCCCACGACGTATATCGCGATCTCGTCACGCGAGCACGGCTTCGTCCCGGGGATCACAGACTATTCCAACAATCGCCAACAAGATACATGGCTCTCCCCATAGAGAGCAGTCGCATGCTCCGCTTTAGGGCATCAGCGAAGTTTAGACGCATTGAGGTATGAAGAATCGAGGAGACCACGGCTTGGTTGAGGATCATTCGGAAAGGCGTGTTGCCGTTATAAGCGAAAGAAACGAGCCTTCGGAATACATGGCGAGTATTTAACGAGAATAGCGCACCCACGAGACACCGAGCTCAATTCGCCAGTTCCGTGATATCGCGCAAGCATTCGCCCGCTAGTCTACCCGCGCCAGTCGTCCACCCAGTCCTCGATGTCCGGTACGATGGTACCCGACGGCAGCCGGCGTGTTGAACCATGTCCTTTCGAGTGGATCCGAACTGACGGACTGCGATGCTACAATCCGGAAGTGTTGAATCCAACTATTGAGGCCGAGTATCCTTATCGCTGAAGGCAAACGCGTCGTAGGTGGCGCGTGCTCATCCCACCATGCGCGGGGAGGAAGCCTCGCTCACCCTGGGCTTGTCGAAGGACGAGCGTGTCCGCTTCTGAAACGCCTTCTCGAAAGACAGGAGGGCCTACGCGAGCCCTAGTCACGGGAGGCACGGGCTTCCTGGGCCAGGCCATCGTCGCCCGGCTGCTGGCGCGCGGCGACGGCGTGGCGGTCCTGGCTCGCCGCGCCAGCCGTATCCCGCCCGCGTGGGCAGGGCGCGTGGACGTGCGCTACGGCGACCTGACGGACGTCCGGAGCGTCGCGGCGTCGCTCCACGACGTGGACACGGTGGCCCACTCCGCCGCCCTCGTGACGTACAGCGGCGCGCGGCGGGACGACTATCTGAGAGTGAACGTCCAGGGCACGGAGAACGTGCTGGCCGCGATGACAGCCGCGGGCGTGCGCCGACTGCTCCACGTCAGCTCCGTGGCCGTGTACGGAGTCGAGCGCGACCACAGGGGCGCCAATGAAGCGGCCCCCTACGGTGTGCAGACGCTAAGTCCCTACGCCGCCTCCAAGATCGAGGCGGAGCGGCGCGTCTTGGACTACGGGCGCAGGGGCCTGCTGGCGGTGAGCGTGGCGCGGCCAGGCTGGATATGGGGGCCGGGCGACGGCGCAAACGTCCCCCGCCTCATGCCGTTCATCCGACGCGGCCTGGTCCCGCTGATGGGTCACGGCGACAACGTGCTGCATTTATCTTATGTCGAGAATGTAGCCGAGGGCTGCGTGGTCGCCCTGACCTCGGAGCGCGCCGTGGGCCAGGTCTACAACCTGACCGACGGCGGATCGGTCACGTACCGCCGCTTCGTCGGCGACCTGGTGCAGGCGCTGGGGATGCGGCCCCGGTACGTCCGCATTCCGTTCGGAGCGGCTTACGCCCTCGCCGCGCTCATGGAGGGGCTGTACAACGTTATACCCGGCGGGCGGCTGCCGCCCCTGACCCGCTGGCTCGTGCTGAACACGGTGCGGCATATGGAATTCGATATCGCAAAGGCGCGCCGGGAATTGGGCTACGCGCCGCGCGTGACGTACGAGGACGGCATGAGACAGACGACGCCGTGGCTACGCGCGCTCGCCCAGGGCGCCCGGGCCGCCGAAAAGGAGGCGACTTCAACATGAAGAGAATTGAACAGTCCGATGTGAAGCTTGGCGCAGACTACGAAAGCATTCGGCCTCGGTTCCGCGCGCGCGTCATCCGCGAGAAGGAGCAACGGCGCGTGCAGGTCGGCGACGCGGTCTCTTTGCACTTCGAGAACAGGGACACGGTGCTGTTCCAGGTCCAGGAGATGGTGCGCATCGAGCACATCACGGAGTCGGACAAGGTCCAGCACGAGATTGACACCTACAATCAGCTACTCCCCGAAAAGGGCGAGCTGAGCGCCACTCTGTTCATAGAAGTGACGGACGCCGACCAAATCAAACCCATGCTCGACCGTCTGAAGGGGATTGACCGCGGGCGCAAGGTATTCGTGCGCTTCGATGGCAAGCGCGTCGCCGGCGTCTTCGAGGCGGGCTACAGCACCGAAGTGAAGCTCAGCTCCGTCCACTACGTGCGCTTCCCGTTCACTCCTGCGCAGATGGAGCAGTTCGCGGCGGCGCAGGACGTGGCCGTGGTCATCGAGCACCCCGGCTACAAGGCGGAGGCGCAGGTGCCGCCGCGCACCCACGTGGCACTGATAGCGGACCTGGCCGCGCGCTAGCGTTCCGTCCCTGAAGTACGTGTATGCAGTCAGGCATGGGAAGCGTTCGAGGTAACGCCCCTCGCCACTTACCGTCTTTCCGGCGAAAAGCTTGCCCCGTACCCGATACGGGGCCGGAATCCAGCGTTCGCTGGTGCTTCTCTGGATACCGGCTTCCGCCGGTATGACATGGAATAAGGAACGTTTTCCCGAAACAGGACGCTAAGAAGCTGGCTGCTCCCCCGCTCTGGCGCGCGAACCCTGAGAGGCGGAGACGCCCTGTGTCTCCACTCTGTCCGCTATCGTGCTGGCAAGTCGCGTCAGCGCGGCGTTGTCGAGGCTCGCGACAGGGTGCGGGACGGCGACGAAGGGACGCTCCGGCACACCACGAATTCGCGCAATCGCCTTGACGGTGGCCGTGAACGGCTCGGTGCAGACCAGTATCGAGGGAATGCCGCGCTCCTCCATGGAGATGCTGTCATGCATACTGCATGAGCTGCACGAGCCTCAGTCCCCCAGGCCCACGAGCACGATGTCGCATTTCCTCGCCATCTCGTCCAGCACGGCGGCGGGTGCGGGCCGCGAGCTGCTGCCGCTGGTCATGAGCACGCTCCCCGCCAGCTTGTGCCGTCGCGCCAGCTCCTCATAGACCAGGGTCAGAAGCTCCTTGGCCTTGGGCTTCAGGTTCTCCAGAATGCCCACCGTCGCGCCCTCCAGGCTGGCGAGACGGGGCGCGGTCTTCCCGGAGCGGGCGACCTCCCGCACGACGGGGTCCAGGATGACAATGCCGCTCTGCGCTTGCTGTTTGCTCATCGGCGTTTCTCCTCCCGTTGACGTACTACGCTTTGGACCTGGCGGGCGGACGCACCGCGCGCGTCACCGCCTTCGAGTTCAGCCCGCGCCCCCAGGGCGGGATGCAGATGGTGAACGGCCCGGCGTCGCCGCCTCCGGTGAGCACGAAGATTCCCTCCGCGCTGCGCACCGTGGGGACCCACTTCGTCGCGTCCGACGGCTCCGGCGCCCCCAGCAGCAGGCCGTGCTTCTTGAGGTACTCCGCGGTCCGTCCCGCATGAGTGGCGAGGTACTGCCGGATGGACTCCTTGTCGCAGCCCTTGCCGTGGAGGATGCGCCGAAGCTCCGGCGAGAAGATGACGACGTACTCGCCCACGCTGGGCCCGGACGCGAGCATGGTGCCGGTCCCCCGCATGGTGTCGGCGACGGCGGAGAGGATGACCTCCGGGTCGGACGGCCCCGCTACGTTGACCTGGTGCGGCCCCTCCATCGCCATGATCGTGACCGTGCTCTCCTCGCGCTTGAACCCGCGCTCCACGTGGAACGGCGTCCACGGGCTGTTCGCCTCGTCCTCCGCGATGCAGTAGGTGTACTTGCCAGGATGGCCGAAGCAGGACTTGTCCAGCACGCCGGGCGTGCCGCCGAAGACGTTCAGTATCAGAAGCCGCACCGTGCGCCCGATGGTGGCGTTCGCGCGGTTGCCCGGCCCGAAGAGGTTGACCCCGCTGTTGATGCCCAACTCGCGGGTGAGCGGCCCGTTGCAGATCACCAGCGGCGCGGAGCCGCCGGTGCTGATGGAGCTCCCGTGCAGGTTGTACGCGTCGTCGGTCATCGCCTCGACGATGGCGAGGACGACCGGAAAGTACTCGATGCGACAGCCCGCCATCACGGCGTTGACCGCGACCTTCTCCGCCGTGGCCGTCCGATCGCGCACCAGGTTCCGCCCGACGACCTGCGCGGGCGCCACGCCGACGTAGTCAAGCATGGCCGCCACGCGGTCTTCCGTGGGCGGGACCACGGGCAGGCCGTCCGTCCAGCCCTGCTCATAGCAGTACTCGATGGCGCTGAGCGCATCGGCGAGGTGGTGTCGCTCCGCCCTGGGCGGCGTAGTCGTCATGGGGTCACTCTCCGAATAGCTGGATAGTAGCGCACGATGTCTGTCATGGTGTCGCCCTCCCGTGGGCGTATTATGCGCCCCGCCCCTATGACCGTCAAGCGCGGCTTATCCCCTGCCAGGACGTTTGGTACGGGGCCACAGCCTGCGATGGTTGATGCAGTTACGGCCTCACCCCCTCAGTCCCCCTCTCCATCCATATGGTGATGGAGAGGGGGAAGAATAGGGATGTGGGGACACCCCACACCCCGGCAGGAGGGGCTCTGCCTCCTGCACCCTCCAGCGTGGCAGGACGACACCCTGTTGAGTGACACTGGGAGCATCTATCGGCAAAGGGCGTGCACGGAGCCCGCGGTTCCGACCGGGGTTTTAGGGGTGTCCCCTAAAGCTGTCTTCTCTCCCCCTCTTAGGCCTAAGAGGGGGAGTTCCTACGTTTTGCTGCTAAGACAAAGCTAGTTCATGTCCATTAGAACAAAGCGCGATTGCT
This window encodes:
- a CDS encoding DUF3501 family protein; translated protein: MKRIEQSDVKLGADYESIRPRFRARVIREKEQRRVQVGDAVSLHFENRDTVLFQVQEMVRIEHITESDKVQHEIDTYNQLLPEKGELSATLFIEVTDADQIKPMLDRLKGIDRGRKVFVRFDGKRVAGVFEAGYSTEVKLSSVHYVRFPFTPAQMEQFAAAQDVAVVIEHPGYKAEAQVPPRTHVALIADLAAR
- a CDS encoding NAD-dependent epimerase/dehydratase family protein, yielding MSASETPSRKTGGPTRALVTGGTGFLGQAIVARLLARGDGVAVLARRASRIPPAWAGRVDVRYGDLTDVRSVAASLHDVDTVAHSAALVTYSGARRDDYLRVNVQGTENVLAAMTAAGVRRLLHVSSVAVYGVERDHRGANEAAPYGVQTLSPYAASKIEAERRVLDYGRRGLLAVSVARPGWIWGPGDGANVPRLMPFIRRGLVPLMGHGDNVLHLSYVENVAEGCVVALTSERAVGQVYNLTDGGSVTYRRFVGDLVQALGMRPRYVRIPFGAAYALAALMEGLYNVIPGGRLPPLTRWLVLNTVRHMEFDIAKARRELGYAPRVTYEDGMRQTTPWLRALAQGARAAEKEATST